The Nymphaea colorata isolate Beijing-Zhang1983 chromosome 5, ASM883128v2, whole genome shotgun sequence DNA segment AACTCATGCAAACCGCCTTCGGCTTTTCAGTATGCAATCCTTTATGCTTCACTGGCTCTCGTCTGTGTGGGCATCGGCGGCTCGCGGTTCACAATGACCACATTTGGCGCAAACCAATTTGATGATCCAAAGAGGCAGGAAACCTTCATTAACTGGTTTTTCATGGCATTCTCCGTTGCAATGATCCTGGCCAGCACAGTTGTTGTTTTTGTGCAAGACACTGTTGGGTGGGGTTGGGGGTACGGGATATGCCTAGCAGCCAATGTGATCAGTATTGTCATCTTACTCATTGGCAAATGGTACTACAAAGAAGTGAAGCCTCAAGGGAGTCCATTCACTGGCATTGCTCGATTGGTAATTGCCGCGATTCGAAAGCGAAAAGTGGCGTTGTCGAAAAATGTGAGCGATTACTTCTACCAAGATGATCAGATGAACACAAAGCAAATGTGCCAAGTGACTTCAAAGTTCAGGCAAGATTTTTCTCCCCTAAATTCCATAAACATGACGTTCTCTTTCCTATGAATAGGCTAATGGAATAACATGGCAAGCGTGAAACAATATACATCCAAACCAAATGAGCATGTTAGTGCTCCTCATATATAACCATTATGACTTTTGAAGTATGTACATACAACACAAAAATTGGCCTGAACATATATACGCTTACCAAAAGATGTAAGTTTATATATACGCTTCAATAGGCCTGGACATGAATAGAGTTCAAACCGACTTGAGCCAGCTTGAACTCGGGCTGAGCACCGTAAGCtataactcgagctcgagcttaaaaAGCTCAAATTCAACTTGGTTAAGCTTGAGCCAAGATTGGGCTTGAGCTTACTCGAGCTGGCTACCCTGTGCCGgtcaatataaattttttttgtaaccTGAATGACGACCAAGGGACTTAAAACATGACCTTAGGTTTGTAAACGATATAAAAACCCCCACTTGAAGTAGCTTTATTTCCGAAGCATATTATATGTGTTCTCATCACGATATGTGGGCTTAATTGAGTTCAAACAAGCGGGCTTGCTTAtctcgaactcaacttgtttacttGACCAAGTTCATAACTTGACTCGAAAATAACTCGTTAACTAAAAGAGTGGAgcataaacaagtcgagtttaaCAAGTGAGTTCGAGGCATGCTCAAGTAAGCTGGACTCATGGAACACTCTTAGTCTCTTAGGCTTCAATACGAACACAGTGTTTCTTTTTAATATGTGGTTTAAACTTATATAGCTCGTACAATTTCAGTGCAACTCAATTACTTGCAAAGGTAATATCATGCTCAGATCGTTGGGCTTAGCTTTTTGGTTTTTGTGTAGCTTAACTTTTATGTCCTTCGTACTTAATAATGCAGTTGTCTAAACAGAGCAGCCATAATAACAGAAGGGGACACTCACTCAGATGGGTCACTAGCAAAGCATTGGAGATTATGCACTACTCAGCAGGTAGAAGacctcaagagcattatcaacATACTCCCACTTTGGTCCAGCAGCATATTCCTCAGTACACCTATTGGAGTCCAATCCAGCTTGACCATTCTCCAGGCCCTCACCATGGACCGCCACCTGGGTGCCCACTTCAAAATTCCGGCCAGTTCATTCCCCGTGTTTGCCCTTTTAGCCGGATCATTTTTCATTGCATTCCTGAACCTTGTTGTATACCCACTTTGTCGCAAACTATTGGGGTGGTCGCCTACACTCCTCCTTCGGATCGGCGCCGGCCATGTGCTAAACATCACCAGCATGGTTGCCTCGGCTCTAGTGGAGGCAAGGCGACTTCATGTAGTTCACAGTCATAATCTCACAAAGCAGAAGGATTATGCAATTGTGCCCATGTCTGCCCTTTGGCTTGTGGCTCCACTAGTAATCGTCGGTGCGGGCGAAGCGTGCCACCTTCCCGGCCAAGTGAGTCTCTATTATGAAGACTTTCCTACGTCTCTGAAGGGCACGGCAACAGCACTGATGTCTGTGATAATTGCAGTTGCATTTTACCTAACTGCTGCTATAGTGAATGCAGTGAAGAAATCGACTGTTTGGTTACCTAATGACATTAACTATGGGAGAGTGGACAATGTGTTCTGGATGCTTGCAGTGGTGGGAACTTTGAACTTTTGCTACTTCATTTTATGTGCTAAGTGGTATAGGAAGCAGCCGTCCAAGTGTATACTTGAAGGACTCCTTTCCATAAACTAGAGGGTTTGGTTTTAAGATGACACTAGTTGATGAAATGACCACAAAGAGGCGAATTATGTTTTGTACAACTCTTTCTCCACTGCAACAGTCAATAAGTCGATACAAAGCTTAtctaagaagaaaaataagcaaacTGTTGCTTGagtatgaaaataaaatgtgtttttcccGTTCTGTGATAGACTACGAAAACAACCTTCTGGTTTATTTTGCTGCAGCTTGTTTTTCAAGagaaatttgaattaaaatgaTGTTTGCAATAGAATGTTAAGTGTGTTCTTGCTAAAGTTAAGGCTCATCATATCCGGGGATGTTGTGTACTTTGGTTATACGACTTATCATTACCTTTGTCGGACAGAAGTATATTGTTTTCATCCTAATATAGGTATGCACGCATGAGTGACTTGAAGTCCCTGTATCCATATATCAACCACTGAATCCATCTTACTGCAAGAATGTAATTTGTTAAAAGCCTGCCCCTCTTTGTCTTATGTGATAAACAAGAGTTTGAGTAAGAAAAAAGGCATCATTGTTATCCTTCCGGCAATTCCGTTTGTGAAGGATTGCCTTTTAGCACCCTAATTATAATCTATGAGTTTTCTTGTGGTTTTAGACATGGgcctcgattttttttttttttacactccCAAGTCCGAAACAAACACCTAATTTTCGATTGCCGATGTCATCATGCTGAAGGAAATGATGGTGATGTCCTTTGTATTTGCATATTTAGTGAACAACTTCTAACTTAGAAAGAGCAGTCCTGAAAAGAATAATATTCGTTCACAACTTTCAACATGTTAGCATCTAACTGATTAATGCTCCTTTCTACCAATTTGTCAATAAGAAACATATGACTGTATTTTGAATTATGGGCAAAAGGTAGATGGTCATAATGGAAAAGTCCTTATATTTCCTTTCTATAGTAGATCACATGAATTTTGGGGCTGTTCGCTTCTAAACAAACAATAATCAGTCAAATGTAAGTGGCCACACATATATATGAGGGCGATTTTGTGTTAGGGACATAAGAGGGAAGTGTGTCTTATGCTGCCTTTCCCATTTACACATTCCGGGGCAGGCCGATCTTAGGCTTGCCCAGGCAtgtgtaattttttgtttttattttttggtggtGGTGTGTGTGGGTGTATTTGTTGCCTTTCATTCTCGCAACTTCTATCTGTACATTTTTTTCGTTTGCTAGCTTTCAACCATATCCTTTCTTCCAAATTTATATTGGTTTAACTgcttaaaatttaagaaaagtagCATGCGCTCGTAAATTAATTCACATACAAAGCTTCGTATGGAAAGTACTTCTAAtcatacttaaaaaaaaaaaaaaaaactagtttgcAAAtattcaacttaaaaaaatgaaagtttgaCTCCTCTCGCCCTCTCTTATGGACAAAGGTAACAAGCGATGTCGTGAAGAAAAACCTAAAAGGACAATGACGGATGGCCCACTGCCTCTCGGGCTATGGAACAGAGCTAGACACTAATGGGTCAGTGTGTTGAAACTCCAGAGAATTCCCCCATGGATGGTCTCCTGGCAGCAAACATAGAAATGACAGATTAGTGGAACCATTCAGATTTGCAGCAACAGTAAACTTTTCTAGATGAGCATCCCGTCCTGGAATGGAGGACTACATTTTTGAATCCCTGCTGTTAGCCCAAATTTTATGTGATTGGAACCGGAAGATTCCTAATCCGTGTTGCAGCAGAAAATGAATTGCGGCTGGTTCTCAGGAAGAGAGCGTGCATGGCAAGTAGGTAGACGCATGCTCATAGCAAGCATACGGTACCTGAGCAAAatattgtaagatcatttggtgggccggtatatgtctatgagaaatttcagacattatggctgtcttaacatgaatatccgcttaagtgattgcattttgggatataacgttattttagatggtatggggtaattttgaaatgtataaatACCGGTAtggaattacggactctttgatgggtggaatccgtaattgtcctttattataaaatggtagtggtccctggggtcgcgCAATAGTTgcctgaaacgttggtttctagggttttcctcttccccatctgagagagacatcaagcgcgccgcacgtatcCTGAAAGACCCTGTTgtgatcttcccgtgcaccagttcagatggattcaggtatgcttcagcttcagtttaaggtttcgtttatttcaataatttagtgtgagcatgatcctgttttagggtatatacgtttggttttgtatatgcgttatggggagaaatccgaacatttggtatcagagcccatgTTCTTTGTTAAATCGTTGAATTTTTGGTTGAATTTTGTGCGTTGTTCCTTtccaatcttcttctttctttattcgtttgcaacaaaaatttctggaaaagaGGCGACGGCCTCCATCACGTGGGCGATGGAAGCCATCTGGCTTCCATCGGCATCCGGAGATAGAAACAGAGGGAGGGGCGATAGCCGGTGAGGTCACTGTCGCCGGAGGGGACAGTGTGACCCACCGGCTGTCGAGCCTTCGGCGTGGGcgacggaagccgtcgggcttccggCGTGGGcgacggaagccgtcgggcttccggCGTGGGCGAcagccgtcgggcttccgtcGCAGCCacgaaagaggaagaagaacgaaAGGGGACGGGTGGGAAGGCGACGGCAGGGAGGGGCAGTAGGTTTCAGGCCGTCCAGGCGGGCGTCGGCCGGCCGTTGGGCGACGGCTGACCTCCCTGTCCTGGCACGACCCGCCGGTAGCCACCCACGtcgttgggtggcctgccggtggttTTCCCGCTGCTTTTTGCAACCGCCCGACAATCTGAAAGGGCAGGATAAACAAGAGGGGAAACCGGCCAGAATCGACCGGTTTCCGGCGGGTGTCGGCCGGCCGACGTCCGGCGACGCTGGCGGCACCCTCCGGCTGCCACCCATGATGTTGCATGGCCCGTCGGTGGAGACGACGCCCGCGACCGCTCAAGCGGTCGAGCGGGCGGGTCGGCCCGGGTCGAgtcttgacagacccgatccggatccatcagctttaaaaaaaaaaaaaatttcgtcTGCTGCCCGCCCGCGCCTCTGTGTTTAAAGTTTTTCGGACCAGGTCGGGTCCTGTCGGCCCCGACCCATATCCACACGGCCTGTTTTTTTAAGacagaaccggttcattcagttttagaaccgttTCGTTCATTTTGGAACCGATTCGAACCCTCTTCAGACCGGTTCTTACAGTTTTTGAACTGATTTTAGCCAATTTtgaccggttcagtgggtttcagaaccgatacggtctattttttgactggtttgtccaatttttagaccggTCCAGCCCTATTTAGCGCCATGTAGGTGTTttagttgtggtttaagaacgatacgggccattttaaggccgattcagtggttcttgacccgCTTAAGCGCATTTTTTGGGTAC contains these protein-coding regions:
- the LOC116254731 gene encoding protein NRT1/ PTR FAMILY 2.7-like isoform X3, whose translation is MATLSPELSGRRSSLSGELPGSTDSSMRSKRRKGGWVTFPFIIGSSTLLGLATYGAAANLIVYLVQEFNVSRIAAVQIFNIVNGCGAISPLVGGIISDSFAGCFSVILAASIISFLGLVPMTLTAILQSLRPPPCTSLSNSCKPPSAFQYAILYASLALVCVGIGGSRFTMTTFGANQFDDPKRQETFINWFFMAFSVAMILASTVVVFVQDTVGWGWGYGICLAANVISIVILLIGKWYYKEVKPQGSPFTGIARLVIAAIRKRKVALSKNVSDYFYQDDQMNTKQMCQVTSKFSCLNRAAIITEGDTHSDGSLAKHWRLCTTQQVEDLKSIINILPLWSSSIFLSTPIGVQSSLTILQALTMDRHLGAHFKIPASSFPVFALLAGSFFIAFLNLVVYPLCRKLLGWSPTLLLRIGAGHVLNITSMVASALVEARRLHVVHSHNLTKQKDYAIVPMSALWLVAPLVIVGAGEACHLPGQVSLYYEDFPTSLKGTATALMSVIIAVAFYLTAAIVNAVKKSTVWLPNDINYGRVDNVFWMLAVVGTLNFCYFILCAKWYRKQPSKCILEGLLSIN
- the LOC116254731 gene encoding protein NRT1/ PTR FAMILY 2.7-like isoform X2 — encoded protein: MATLSPELSGRRSSLSGELPGSTDSSMRSKRRKGGWVTFPFIIGSSTLLGLATYGAAANLIVYLVQEFNVSRIAAVQIFNIVNGCGAISPLVGGIISDSFAGCFSVILAASIISFLVRSCPSCISLARRANSQGLVPMTLTAILQSLRPPPCTSLSNSCKPPSAFQYAILYASLALVCVGIGGSRFTMTTFGANQFDDPKRQETFINWFFMAFSVAMILASTVVVFVQDTVGWGWGYGICLAANVISIVILLIGKWYYKEVKPQGSPFTGIARLVIAAIRKRKVALSKNVSDYFYQDDQMNTKQMCQVTSKFRAAIITEGDTHSDGSLAKHWRLCTTQQVEDLKSIINILPLWSSSIFLSTPIGVQSSLTILQALTMDRHLGAHFKIPASSFPVFALLAGSFFIAFLNLVVYPLCRKLLGWSPTLLLRIGAGHVLNITSMVASALVEARRLHVVHSHNLTKQKDYAIVPMSALWLVAPLVIVGAGEACHLPGQVSLYYEDFPTSLKGTATALMSVIIAVAFYLTAAIVNAVKKSTVWLPNDINYGRVDNVFWMLAVVGTLNFCYFILCAKWYRKQPSKCILEGLLSIN
- the LOC116254731 gene encoding protein NRT1/ PTR FAMILY 2.7-like isoform X1, whose translation is MATLSPELSGRRSSLSGELPGSTDSSMRSKRRKGGWVTFPFIIGSSTLLGLATYGAAANLIVYLVQEFNVSRIAAVQIFNIVNGCGAISPLVGGIISDSFAGCFSVILAASIISFLVRSCPSCISLARRANSQGLVPMTLTAILQSLRPPPCTSLSNSCKPPSAFQYAILYASLALVCVGIGGSRFTMTTFGANQFDDPKRQETFINWFFMAFSVAMILASTVVVFVQDTVGWGWGYGICLAANVISIVILLIGKWYYKEVKPQGSPFTGIARLVIAAIRKRKVALSKNVSDYFYQDDQMNTKQMCQVTSKFSCLNRAAIITEGDTHSDGSLAKHWRLCTTQQVEDLKSIINILPLWSSSIFLSTPIGVQSSLTILQALTMDRHLGAHFKIPASSFPVFALLAGSFFIAFLNLVVYPLCRKLLGWSPTLLLRIGAGHVLNITSMVASALVEARRLHVVHSHNLTKQKDYAIVPMSALWLVAPLVIVGAGEACHLPGQVSLYYEDFPTSLKGTATALMSVIIAVAFYLTAAIVNAVKKSTVWLPNDINYGRVDNVFWMLAVVGTLNFCYFILCAKWYRKQPSKCILEGLLSIN